Genomic segment of Aquarana catesbeiana isolate 2022-GZ linkage group LG02, ASM4218655v1, whole genome shotgun sequence:
cccccttcacatagcacacaggaacagagacaatgctgtcagtcacaggctgtgtgctggaggtttCCCCGtcacctttttctcttggtgtcaggaaaaattatCAGAAGTGACTAATGCTGATAGCCGGGGCACCGGGCAGCAGACAGTAATGACACTTACTGCTCTCGATTGAGGCAAGTACACGCTATagaaggatatgttttgttcatattttcatgtctgaggtttacaaccactttaactgatgtTATAACCTGTTAAAGTCAGCTTAGTTTGataagcaagattttttttttttttgtacatccaTATAAGAAACTGCACAATATGATCTGTTACTGTGCTTTGTAAAGTTTAGTGATCACAGTGTCTTGGAATGTTATCTTTGACTTTTTGTGATTTCTTTAGAATACAATGGATGTTCTGGAGGAAGAGCTGAAGTGCCCCATCTGTCACTGTGTCTTTGAGGACCCTCGAGTTTTACCTTGCTCACATAACTTCTGTAAGAAATGCTTAGAAGGTGTCCTTGAAGGCAATTCTAGGCACGTGCTATGGAGACCTTCCAGCTTTAAATGTCCTACCTGTCGTAAAGAAATTTCAACAATGGGTGGAAATAGCCATCAGGTTAACTATGTGCTAAAAGGAATTGTGGAGAAATATAACAAGATTAAAGCCACTCCAACTATGCCAATATGTAAGGATCACAATGGACAACCCCTGAATATCTTCTGCTCCACAGACCTTAAACTAATCTGTGGTTTCTGTGCTACCAGTGAAGAACACAAAGACCATGTCTTCTCCTCCTTTGATGATGCCTATAGTCAGGAAAAGCGTTCTTTGGAAACCCTGTGCCATGGGATTGAAAACTGGCGAAACATGGACATCCAAACCCACTTGAATATATTGGAGACCAGCAAGAGAGAAGCTCTTCAGCTGTTAGCAAAGGATTCAGACAAAGTGAAGTCTTATTTTGAAAAGCTGCAGCATGTGCTAGAGCAGAAGAAAAATGAAATCCTCTCAGATTTTGAAACCATGAAACTTGAAGTCATGCAAGCTTATGATCCAGAGATCAACAAGGTGAACTCAATTATGAATGAGAAGAAGAAGGCCTGCGACATTGCTGAGGATTTTAAGAACATCACAGATCCATTTCTTTTTCTTCAGAAAATGGAGGAATTTCGAGAAAAAGTTCAGCGTATTAAAGCTCCCTTGCCATCTCCTGCAGATATCGCTGCCATTTCTTGTATGAAAAATTTTGATACCAGCATGTGGGATAGCATCAGACTCATAGATGTTGACAAACTAGGTTTACCACAGAAGGGACCCGCCAAACCTCAAAAagttcatttgaagttccccttcTCCGCTAGAGCTGGATCTGTGGCACTTCTGGTTTTGGTTTTGGTGTTGGTGGCTCTTTACTTTGCTCCATATATCGACTTTACTCAGTTCACTGACAGGTACCTCCAGCCTACAATTGTCTACTTATCAGAAGCATCAACTCT
This window contains:
- the TRIM13 gene encoding E3 ubiquitin-protein ligase TRIM13, giving the protein MTANTMDVLEEELKCPICHCVFEDPRVLPCSHNFCKKCLEGVLEGNSRHVLWRPSSFKCPTCRKEISTMGGNSHQVNYVLKGIVEKYNKIKATPTMPICKDHNGQPLNIFCSTDLKLICGFCATSEEHKDHVFSSFDDAYSQEKRSLETLCHGIENWRNMDIQTHLNILETSKREALQLLAKDSDKVKSYFEKLQHVLEQKKNEILSDFETMKLEVMQAYDPEINKVNSIMNEKKKACDIAEDFKNITDPFLFLQKMEEFREKVQRIKAPLPSPADIAAISCMKNFDTSMWDSIRLIDVDKLGLPQKGPAKPQKVHLKFPFSARAGSVALLVLVLVLVALYFAPYIDFTQFTDRYLQPTIVYLSEASTLIEEKAEIYKDLIIEQMYLLGENIHKYSTMLLEQAGLYICKYRL